From the Streptomyces sp. NBC_00654 genome, the window ACGCCCGCGGGCTTGAGGTAGTCGTGCTCCAGCAGCCACTTCACATTCAGCCGCTGCCCCTCCCCCGGGTCCAGGAAGACGGCGTCGAGCTTGATCTGCTGGCCGCCGCCGGGCTGCTCGAACCAGGGAGCGATGCTTCCCTGCCACACCCAGAACGGCTTGGCGACCTTGTAGACGCGGTAGTCGCAGGGCACCGCCGCGTCACGGGTGTTGAGGTTCTGCGGCGGCAGTGCGCGCTCGGCGTAGGCGTCTCCGGCGGGCGCCAGGTAGCCGCCGTACTCGGATCCGAAGCGGTCCAGGCGCTGGCCGGGGCGCAGCTTGGCGGGCTCCTTGTCGATCGCGCCGTTGACCTCGCCGAAGCCGTCGTTGGGCGGGTACTTCCAGCTTCCGGTGTCCGCGGGCCCTTCCCAGTACTTCTTCAGGAAGGCCTGGGGTGACAGCGTGCCGGTGCGCTTGTACCCCTTCAGGAGCGGTCCGACAGGGGCCAGGTTCTTGTTGGGCAGCCACTTGGGGCCGAGCCGGGCGTCTCCCTGGAACTCTCCGGTGCAGGGTTCGTGCCGGGCCGAGACT encodes:
- a CDS encoding TNT domain-containing protein gives rise to the protein MNRMRTVLAALGITAGMITAPAASAAPQPENRAPAVSARHEPCTGEFQGDARLGPKWLPNKNLAPVGPLLKGYKRTGTLSPQAFLKKYWEGPADTGSWKYPPNDGFGEVNGAIDKEPAKLRPGQRLDRFGSEYGGYLAPAGDAYAERALPPQNLNTRDAAVPCDYRVYKVAKPFWVWQGSIAPWFEQPGGGQQIKLDAVFLDPGEGQRLNVKWLLEHDYLKPAGV